One genomic segment of Pseudomonas fortuita includes these proteins:
- a CDS encoding HlyD family secretion protein yields MTDDTRTTTTNAIAETPEGTTPPSEPTSPTRSRRVRILSTISFACVALAGILLVLYAWRLPPFGSAIESTENALVRGQVTIIGPQLSGYIVDVPVHDFQFVKTGDLLVQLDDRIYTQRLAQAIAQLQQQQAALANNLQQRNSAEATIAQRQAAIGDAAAQAAKAKADLGRNQALVNDGSVSRRDLDLARASEAAAVASLAQAKAALEIARQDRETVVVNRAALQASVENAKAAVELARIDLDNTRVTAPRDGQLGQIGTRLGAYVNSGAQLMALVPDTLWVIANMKETQMANVRIGQPVSFTVDALNHLKLQGHVQQISPATGSEFALLQADNATGNFVKIAQRIPVRITVDADQPEARHLRPGMSVVVSIDTRSQD; encoded by the coding sequence ATGACCGACGACACCCGCACCACGACCACCAACGCCATCGCCGAAACCCCGGAAGGCACCACACCGCCCAGCGAGCCCACCAGCCCGACGCGTTCGCGGCGGGTGCGCATCCTGTCGACGATCAGCTTCGCCTGCGTGGCCTTGGCCGGCATCCTGCTGGTGCTGTATGCCTGGCGCCTGCCGCCGTTCGGCAGCGCCATCGAAAGTACCGAAAATGCCTTGGTGCGCGGCCAGGTGACCATCATTGGCCCGCAGCTCAGTGGTTACATCGTCGATGTGCCGGTGCACGACTTTCAGTTCGTCAAGACCGGTGACTTGCTGGTGCAACTGGACGACCGCATCTACACGCAGCGCCTGGCCCAGGCCATCGCCCAACTGCAGCAACAGCAGGCGGCCCTGGCCAACAACCTGCAGCAGCGTAACAGCGCCGAAGCCACCATCGCCCAGCGTCAGGCGGCCATCGGCGATGCGGCGGCCCAGGCAGCCAAGGCCAAAGCCGACCTTGGCCGCAACCAGGCGCTGGTCAATGACGGCTCTGTGTCGCGCCGTGACCTGGACCTGGCCCGTGCCAGCGAAGCCGCTGCCGTCGCCAGCCTGGCCCAGGCCAAGGCGGCGCTGGAAATCGCTCGCCAAGACCGGGAAACGGTGGTGGTCAACCGGGCCGCGTTACAAGCTTCGGTAGAGAATGCCAAGGCGGCGGTGGAGCTGGCGCGCATCGACCTCGACAACACCCGGGTCACCGCCCCGCGCGACGGCCAGCTGGGGCAGATCGGCACGCGCCTGGGGGCTTATGTGAATTCCGGCGCGCAGTTGATGGCCCTGGTACCCGACACCCTGTGGGTGATTGCCAACATGAAGGAAACCCAGATGGCCAATGTACGCATCGGCCAACCGGTGAGCTTCACCGTGGATGCGCTCAACCACCTGAAGCTACAGGGGCATGTACAGCAGATCTCGCCAGCAACCGGCTCGGAGTTCGCCTTGCTGCAAGCGGACAATGCCACCGGCAACTTCGTCAAGATTGCCCAGCGTATTCCGGTGCGCATTACCGTGGATGCCGACCAGCCGGAAGCCA